In Candidatus Pelagibacter sp. HIMB1321, a single genomic region encodes these proteins:
- a CDS encoding aldehyde dehydrogenase family protein, translating to MIDKKNFYINGQWVSPKSKEEIKVVNPATEQDCAVIGLANKDDINDAVVAAKNAYDTWAFTSKEERIQLLEKLYDSYKKRWADIAEAITMEMGAPKDFSTKLQAGTGAAHIKSFIKYLKNFEFEKPLGEHAPNQRLIYEPKGVCALITPWNWPMNQVCLKVMPALAAGCTMVLKPSELAPLSSMILAELIDEVKFPAGVFNLVNGDGATTGDALTSHPDINMISFTGSTRAGALISQNAAKDFKRVSLELGGKGANIIFKDADPEAIERGALRCFRNSGQSCNAPTRMLVEKSMYNEAVERLKKYAEEFKVDDPTKEGEHIGPVISETQYNKIQTLIQKGIDEGAKLVAGGPGKPEGINQGYFVKPTVFADVNNNMEIARTEIFGPVLSVIPFENEEEAIKIANDTPYGLTNYIQTQDPEKVKRVSRRVRSGMVDVNGAGIAVDAPFGGFKHSGIGREAGQHGLEEFLEVKAVGGWTN from the coding sequence ATGATAGATAAAAAAAATTTTTATATTAATGGACAATGGGTAAGTCCTAAATCTAAAGAAGAAATTAAAGTTGTAAATCCTGCAACAGAGCAAGATTGTGCAGTAATTGGACTTGCTAATAAAGATGATATTAATGATGCAGTTGTGGCTGCAAAAAATGCTTATGATACTTGGGCCTTCACTTCAAAAGAGGAAAGAATTCAATTATTAGAAAAACTTTATGACAGTTATAAAAAAAGATGGGCTGATATTGCTGAAGCAATTACTATGGAAATGGGGGCTCCTAAAGATTTTTCAACAAAATTACAGGCCGGCACTGGTGCTGCACACATTAAATCATTTATAAAATATTTAAAAAATTTTGAATTTGAAAAACCATTAGGTGAACATGCTCCTAATCAAAGACTGATTTATGAGCCAAAAGGTGTATGCGCTTTAATCACACCTTGGAATTGGCCAATGAACCAAGTTTGTTTAAAAGTAATGCCAGCACTTGCAGCTGGATGCACTATGGTTTTAAAACCATCAGAGCTTGCTCCGCTTTCTTCAATGATACTTGCAGAATTAATTGATGAAGTAAAATTCCCTGCTGGTGTATTTAATTTAGTAAATGGAGATGGAGCAACTACAGGTGATGCTCTGACTAGCCATCCCGACATTAATATGATTTCATTTACAGGTTCAACAAGAGCTGGTGCTTTAATCTCTCAAAATGCGGCAAAAGATTTTAAAAGAGTAAGTTTAGAACTTGGAGGAAAAGGGGCTAACATCATTTTTAAAGATGCAGACCCTGAGGCAATCGAAAGAGGTGCTTTAAGATGTTTTAGAAATTCAGGACAATCTTGTAATGCCCCAACAAGAATGCTTGTTGAAAAATCTATGTACAATGAAGCTGTTGAAAGATTAAAGAAATATGCTGAAGAATTTAAAGTAGATGATCCCACAAAAGAAGGAGAACATATTGGACCTGTAATTTCAGAAACTCAATATAATAAAATTCAAACTTTAATACAAAAAGGTATTGATGAAGGTGCAAAACTAGTTGCAGGTGGACCAGGAAAACCTGAAGGAATTAACCAAGGTTATTTTGTCAAACCAACAGTTTTTGCAGATGTTAATAATAATATGGAAATTGCAAGAACTGAAATTTTTGGTCCAGTGTTATCAGTCATACCATTTGAAAATGAAGAAGAAGCAATTAAAATTGCAAACGATACTCCATATGGTTTAACAAACTATATTCAAACTCAAGATCCAGAAAAAGTAAAAAGAGTTTCAAGAAGAGTAAGGTCTGGAATGGTAGATGTAAATGGAGCAGGTATAGCAGTTGATGCACCATTTGGTGGATTTAAGCATTCAGGAATTGGCCGTGAAGCTGGCCAACATGGGTTGGAAGAGTTTTTAGAAGTTAAAGCTGTTGGTGGCTGGACAAATTAA
- the speB gene encoding agmatinase gives MKKEKNKNPIQPVSGTKVPRFAGPSTFARLPELRDVESCDVAIVGIPFDAGTSYRPGARFGPQSIRQASRHLRTNYHPSYDVEPFKVQQVADAGDITCNPFNIDEAIKQVEEGAYELLQKVGGIISLGGDHTIAFPLLKAINRINNGPVALVHFDAHLDTWDTYFGAPYTHGTPFRRAREENLFLDDASMHVGIRGPLYSRNDIKNDESFGFKIIHCDEFQTQGTDKIAQRIRDRVGDNPLYLSIDIDVLDPAFAPGTGTPEIAGMTTREMVNVIRGLSGMNLISADVVEVSPAYDHAEVTSLAAATIVYELTNLFAKK, from the coding sequence ATGAAAAAAGAAAAAAATAAAAATCCAATTCAACCTGTAAGCGGAACAAAAGTCCCACGATTTGCAGGTCCCTCTACATTTGCAAGACTTCCTGAATTGAGAGATGTTGAAAGCTGTGATGTAGCTATTGTTGGAATTCCTTTTGATGCAGGTACAAGTTATAGACCAGGTGCAAGATTTGGTCCTCAAAGTATTCGTCAGGCATCACGTCATTTAAGAACAAATTATCATCCAAGTTATGATGTAGAACCTTTTAAGGTGCAACAAGTTGCTGATGCAGGGGATATTACTTGCAATCCTTTCAATATTGATGAAGCAATTAAACAGGTAGAAGAGGGCGCTTATGAATTATTACAAAAAGTTGGAGGAATTATAAGTTTAGGTGGTGATCACACAATTGCTTTTCCTTTATTAAAAGCAATCAATAGAATTAATAATGGACCTGTCGCATTAGTTCATTTTGATGCACATTTAGATACATGGGATACTTATTTTGGTGCTCCATATACACATGGGACTCCATTTAGAAGAGCTAGAGAAGAAAATCTATTTTTAGATGATGCTTCAATGCACGTTGGAATAAGAGGACCACTATATAGTAGAAATGATATTAAAAATGATGAAAGTTTTGGATTTAAAATAATTCACTGTGATGAATTTCAAACTCAAGGAACAGATAAAATTGCACAAAGAATAAGAGATAGAGTTGGAGATAATCCTTTATATTTATCAATTGATATTGATGTATTAGATCCTGCTTTTGCACCAGGCACTGGTACACCTGAGATTGCAGGAATGACAACTAGAGAAATGGTAAATGTTATAAGAGGACTATCTGGAATGAATTTGATTTCAGCAGATGTAGTTGAAGTATCTCCTGCTTATGATCATGCTGAAGTTACATCTCTTGCAGCTGCAACTATTGTTTATGAATTAACAAATTTGTTTGCAAAAAAATAA
- a CDS encoding putative zinc-binding metallopeptidase, protein MKKLFHIIILISLISPVKANTLYELIKIPNLEIYDLNTPNKLRYVYAKQPFTIGLDNNINCYNSSDTDLKKKYEIIRNELDKYDQKFLRKINLKYIVLCEDLSISGINTAGIPDNVMKTLIVDIKFNNKYFKRVLHHEVFHIINDSYKEIFNENEWSSLNDKNFSYAECSTCTDKLGLDTYHNTNGFISEYSQSTASEDMAEVYSHIISKIIPKKIDPILKSKINFIKEKLELIDQDFKI, encoded by the coding sequence ATGAAAAAATTGTTTCATATTATAATCTTAATTTCTTTAATTTCTCCAGTAAAAGCAAATACACTTTATGAATTAATAAAGATTCCTAACTTGGAAATTTATGATTTAAACACACCTAATAAATTAAGGTATGTATATGCAAAACAACCTTTCACTATTGGCTTAGATAATAATATTAATTGTTACAATTCATCTGATACAGATTTAAAAAAAAAATATGAAATTATAAGAAATGAACTTGATAAATATGATCAAAAATTTCTTAGAAAAATAAATTTAAAATATATAGTTTTATGTGAAGATTTATCTATATCAGGAATAAACACCGCAGGAATTCCTGACAATGTCATGAAAACATTAATTGTTGATATTAAATTTAATAATAAATATTTTAAAAGAGTACTTCATCATGAAGTATTCCACATAATTAATGATAGCTATAAAGAAATATTCAATGAAAATGAATGGTCATCGTTAAATGATAAAAATTTTTCCTATGCGGAATGTTCAACTTGTACAGACAAATTAGGACTAGATACTTATCATAATACAAATGGTTTTATTTCAGAATATTCACAATCTACTGCATCAGAAGATATGGCTGAAGTTTATTCGCATATTATAAGTAAAATAATTCCAAAAAAAATTGATCCTATTCTTAAAAGTAAAATTAATTTTATAAAAGAAAAACTAGAACTAATAGATCAAGATTTTAAAATATGA
- a CDS encoding peptidylprolyl isomerase — protein MIEQIKPSRSEKVIFIFIILLALFSITSFFLIKDKCLFVKNHDPNELKFENPQNIAILNVECGNVIIELYPETSPIAVKRFKTLIRTKAYDNVAFHRVIKDKLVQAGDLEFGKKDNLDYGKIGTGKSGLGTLKSEIDNPFDYKKGSVGFSRTSKFDTEDSQFFIILDDEPLYEGEYTPLGKVLYGLDALKKIKYLDKSVYVLRPDFINTFRMLIN, from the coding sequence ATGATTGAACAAATAAAACCTTCAAGATCAGAAAAAGTAATTTTTATATTTATTATATTGTTAGCATTATTTTCAATTACATCTTTTTTTTTGATTAAAGATAAATGTCTATTTGTTAAAAATCATGATCCAAATGAACTGAAATTTGAAAATCCTCAAAATATTGCAATCTTAAATGTTGAATGTGGTAACGTCATAATTGAACTTTATCCTGAAACATCTCCAATTGCTGTTAAAAGATTTAAAACTCTAATAAGAACAAAAGCATATGACAATGTTGCATTCCATAGAGTGATCAAGGACAAACTAGTTCAAGCAGGAGATTTAGAGTTTGGTAAAAAAGATAATTTAGATTATGGAAAAATAGGTACAGGAAAATCAGGACTAGGGACTTTAAAATCTGAAATAGATAATCCATTTGATTATAAAAAAGGTAGTGTTGGATTTTCAAGGACATCTAAATTTGATACCGAAGATAGCCAATTTTTTATAATTCTAGATGATGAACCTTTATATGAAGGGGAGTATACACCTTTGGGCAAAGTTCTTTACGGACTAGATGCACTTAAAAAAATCAAATATTTAGATAAATCTGTTTATGTATTAAGGCCTGATTTTATCAATACTTTTAGAATGCTAATTAATTAA
- a CDS encoding 3-hydroxyacyl-CoA dehydrogenase/enoyl-CoA hydratase family protein: MEIKKVVVIGSGTMGSGIAAHLCNANIPVTLLDLTTEISTNARDRIFKSRPPLLIDKTRINNIKVGNISDDFDVVKQADWIVEAVVERIDIKHQIYEKIFKSRKDGAIVSSNTSSIPIKVLSEHLSENEKKDFCITHFFNPVRYMGLLEIVKNENNDLNKINDLKKFCEVELGKGAIVCNDTPGFLGNRVGVYAMQIAMTEAFKMKLSVEEADAIFGRPMGIPKTGVFGLYDLIGIDLMADVLKSFIKELPKEDKFQIVAKEIPLVKKLIDTGYTGRKGKGGFYRINKSEGSKVLEALNLETGEYSPSKKIDIKSDKVDLKNLISRDDKYGEYAWSVISKIIKYASSLVPEITKKFNDIDEAMRLGFNWAKGPFEMLEEIGVKNFFDKIDEYQGNEFLENLSKTKNEDFYGERQKYTEIETLGKVKRKAISLDGNSSAQIYRFKDYNIVEFTTKANALDYDSMDALKKATDKPLIIINESMQFSAGVNLTYTMDFADKGDFKSIEKFIKYFQETCKTLKYSKYPVVSAPSGLTLGGGFEVLVQSNFVASHTNIVIGLVETIVGLIPAGGGCKEMLARWMNTEDAQKDPNFAPLKVFDIIGYGKTATSPVEAVPMKYLMPDDKQIMNRNSLLEVSKEILNNNKDFKAPSELVFKLPGESVRGKMYKILDKLYNDKIILDHGMEVAKELAFVLSGGDTTIDKEISEDAFFKLELDAFMKLIETKKTQDRIKHTLTTGKPLVN, translated from the coding sequence ATGGAAATTAAGAAAGTCGTTGTCATTGGTTCAGGTACAATGGGAAGTGGAATTGCTGCACACTTATGTAACGCAAATATTCCAGTTACACTTTTAGATTTAACAACAGAAATTTCAACTAATGCAAGAGATAGAATTTTTAAATCAAGACCGCCATTACTTATAGATAAAACTAGAATTAATAATATCAAAGTAGGAAATATCTCAGATGATTTTGATGTTGTTAAACAAGCAGATTGGATTGTAGAAGCCGTTGTAGAAAGAATAGATATCAAACATCAAATTTATGAAAAAATTTTTAAAAGTAGAAAAGATGGAGCGATTGTTTCTTCAAATACATCTTCAATTCCAATTAAAGTATTATCAGAACATTTATCTGAGAATGAAAAAAAAGACTTTTGTATAACACATTTTTTTAATCCTGTTCGATACATGGGTTTGTTAGAAATTGTTAAAAACGAAAACAATGATCTAAATAAAATTAATGATCTTAAAAAATTTTGTGAAGTAGAACTTGGTAAAGGTGCAATTGTTTGTAATGATACACCTGGTTTTTTAGGCAATCGTGTAGGTGTTTATGCAATGCAAATTGCAATGACAGAAGCATTTAAAATGAAACTATCTGTTGAAGAAGCGGATGCTATTTTTGGAAGACCAATGGGCATACCAAAAACGGGTGTTTTTGGCCTTTATGATTTAATTGGAATAGATTTAATGGCTGATGTTTTAAAAAGTTTTATTAAAGAACTTCCTAAAGAGGATAAATTTCAAATAGTTGCCAAAGAAATTCCATTAGTAAAAAAATTAATTGATACTGGCTATACTGGCAGAAAAGGCAAGGGAGGATTTTATAGAATAAATAAATCTGAAGGTAGCAAAGTATTAGAAGCACTTAATCTTGAAACAGGTGAATATTCACCAAGTAAGAAAATAGATATTAAATCAGACAAAGTTGATCTTAAAAACTTGATTTCAAGAGATGATAAATACGGTGAATATGCTTGGTCAGTAATTTCAAAAATTATTAAGTACGCTTCATCTTTAGTTCCAGAAATTACAAAAAAATTTAATGATATTGATGAGGCAATGAGATTAGGTTTTAACTGGGCAAAAGGTCCATTTGAAATGCTGGAAGAGATAGGAGTGAAAAACTTTTTTGATAAAATTGATGAATATCAAGGAAATGAATTTTTAGAAAACTTATCTAAAACAAAGAATGAAGATTTCTATGGTGAGCGTCAAAAGTATACCGAAATTGAAACTTTAGGAAAAGTAAAAAGAAAAGCTATTAGCCTTGATGGTAATAGTTCAGCGCAGATTTATAGATTCAAAGATTATAATATTGTTGAGTTCACCACCAAAGCTAATGCACTTGATTACGATTCAATGGATGCATTAAAGAAAGCAACCGATAAACCATTAATTATAATTAACGAAAGTATGCAATTTTCTGCTGGTGTTAATTTAACTTACACAATGGATTTTGCTGACAAAGGTGATTTTAAATCTATAGAAAAATTTATTAAATATTTTCAAGAAACCTGCAAAACGTTAAAGTATTCAAAATATCCAGTAGTATCTGCCCCATCAGGATTGACTTTAGGGGGAGGTTTTGAAGTTTTAGTTCAAAGTAATTTTGTTGCCTCACATACAAATATTGTTATTGGGCTTGTCGAAACAATTGTTGGTTTAATTCCTGCAGGTGGCGGATGTAAAGAAATGTTAGCTAGATGGATGAATACAGAGGATGCTCAAAAAGATCCAAATTTTGCTCCACTAAAAGTTTTTGACATCATTGGATATGGAAAAACTGCAACATCACCAGTTGAAGCTGTACCTATGAAATATTTGATGCCAGATGATAAACAAATAATGAATAGAAATAGTTTATTAGAAGTTTCAAAAGAAATTTTAAACAACAATAAAGACTTTAAAGCACCAAGTGAACTTGTTTTTAAACTTCCTGGAGAGAGTGTGAGGGGAAAAATGTATAAAATTTTAGATAAACTTTATAATGATAAAATTATTTTAGATCATGGAATGGAAGTTGCTAAAGAACTTGCGTTTGTATTAAGTGGAGGAGATACGACAATTGATAAGGAAATATCTGAAGATGCCTTTTTTAAATTAGAATTAGATGCTTTTATGAAATTAATTGAAACTAAAAAAACACAAGATAGAATTAAACATACTTTAACTACTGGTAAGCCTTTGGTTAATTAA
- a CDS encoding ABC transporter permease, producing MALPKYTEPHYRIWHYVYLTICASVFFFLIAPLFVIFPLSFNAEEFLSFSDGMKSLDPDAFSLRWYKDMIYGTKNPWGLAAKNSFIIAIFATIGSVILGTVAALGLSSRHMPYKGLIMAVLISPMIVPLIISGVAIFFFMAKAGLAATHAGIVLAHMILGTPFVVITVTATLSGFDHSVTRAAASLGSNPVNTFMKITLPLILPGVISGGLFAFVTSFDEVVVVLFLAGLENTTIPIQMWTGLREQLSPTILAVATCLIILSTLILVTAELLRRRSERLRGINR from the coding sequence ATGGCATTACCAAAATATACAGAACCTCATTATAGAATTTGGCACTATGTATATTTGACAATCTGTGCATCAGTATTTTTCTTTTTAATTGCACCACTGTTTGTAATTTTTCCATTATCTTTTAATGCAGAAGAATTTTTAAGTTTTTCTGATGGAATGAAAAGTTTAGACCCAGATGCTTTTTCACTTAGATGGTATAAAGATATGATCTATGGAACAAAGAATCCATGGGGTTTAGCTGCTAAAAATAGTTTTATAATTGCAATATTTGCAACTATTGGATCAGTAATACTAGGAACAGTTGCTGCTCTAGGTTTAAGCAGTAGACATATGCCTTACAAAGGATTGATCATGGCAGTTTTAATTTCTCCAATGATTGTTCCATTAATTATTTCTGGAGTTGCAATATTTTTCTTTATGGCAAAAGCTGGTTTAGCTGCAACTCATGCTGGGATTGTTCTAGCACATATGATTTTAGGAACGCCATTTGTGGTAATTACAGTTACTGCAACATTATCTGGTTTCGATCATAGTGTTACACGAGCAGCTGCTAGTCTTGGCAGTAATCCAGTAAATACATTTATGAAAATTACATTGCCTTTAATTTTACCAGGAGTAATTTCTGGGGGATTATTTGCATTCGTTACATCATTTGATGAAGTTGTGGTTGTTTTATTTTTGGCAGGCTTAGAAAATACTACAATACCAATTCAAATGTGGACAGGTTTAAGAGAACAGTTAAGTCCAACAATTTTAGCTGTTGCTACCTGTTTGATTATTCTTTCAACATTAATTTTAGTTACAGCTGAGCTTTTAAGAAGAAGATCTGAAAGACTTAGAGGAATTAACCGATAA
- a CDS encoding ABC transporter permease: MSSETQQILTTDGIPLEVSLKKSERKNKLKAFLLVAPLLLFLIITYVFPIGDMLVRSVDDREVTNMLPKTFKAMENWDGQDLPSEEVFEAFYFDMELLIKEKREGKLSTQLNYTKNGFKSIIKKLRRSMRKFEEGNYKEQIMSVHKRWADVEYWRAIKARSNAYTGQKYLKGMDMYTNENGDIVSVSEDRRVHRVLWLRTLEVAFFVTIFCFLMAYPIAHLLATLPMKYSNLLMICVLLPFWTSLLVRTASWMILLQQQGVVNDFFVWIGLVTDDNRPEMMYNKIGTYVAMTQILLPFMVLPLYSVMKTISPSLMRAGKSLGGTPFVAFWKVYFPLTIPGIGAGSLLVFILAIGYYITPALVGGASGTLISNQIAFHMKSTLDWSFASAMGLMLLAGVLAIYWLYNKLVGIDNIKLG; this comes from the coding sequence ATGAGCTCTGAAACACAACAAATTCTTACGACTGATGGAATACCTTTAGAGGTAAGCTTAAAAAAATCTGAAAGGAAAAATAAGTTAAAAGCTTTTTTATTAGTTGCACCATTACTTTTATTTTTAATAATCACTTACGTATTTCCTATCGGAGACATGCTTGTCAGAAGTGTTGATGATAGAGAAGTAACAAATATGCTCCCAAAAACATTTAAAGCTATGGAAAATTGGGACGGTCAAGATCTACCTTCTGAAGAAGTTTTTGAAGCATTTTACTTTGATATGGAGTTGTTAATTAAAGAAAAACGTGAGGGTAAACTTTCTACACAGCTTAATTATACAAAGAACGGATTTAAAAGTATTATTAAAAAGCTTCGTCGATCAATGAGAAAATTTGAAGAAGGAAATTATAAAGAGCAAATCATGTCTGTTCATAAACGGTGGGCTGATGTTGAATACTGGAGAGCAATTAAAGCAAGATCTAATGCCTATACTGGTCAAAAATATCTAAAAGGTATGGATATGTATACAAATGAGAATGGAGATATTGTTAGCGTTTCAGAAGATAGGAGAGTTCACAGAGTGCTTTGGCTTAGAACTTTAGAGGTAGCTTTTTTTGTTACAATATTTTGTTTTTTAATGGCTTATCCAATTGCTCATTTACTAGCAACATTACCAATGAAATATAGTAATTTGCTAATGATCTGTGTTTTACTTCCATTTTGGACATCTCTATTAGTCAGGACCGCTAGCTGGATGATATTACTTCAGCAACAAGGTGTAGTTAATGATTTCTTTGTATGGATTGGACTTGTAACTGACGATAACAGACCTGAGATGATGTACAATAAGATTGGAACTTATGTTGCGATGACACAAATTTTATTACCTTTCATGGTCCTTCCGCTTTACAGTGTGATGAAAACAATATCACCTTCATTAATGAGAGCGGGAAAATCATTGGGTGGAACACCTTTTGTTGCCTTCTGGAAAGTTTATTTTCCATTAACAATTCCAGGTATAGGTGCTGGAAGTTTATTAGTTTTTATTTTAGCAATTGGATATTACATCACTCCAGCCTTAGTTGGTGGAGCTTCTGGAACATTGATTAGTAACCAAATCGCGTTTCATATGAAAAGCACACTTGATTGGAGTTTTGCATCTGCAATGGGATTAATGTTACTTGCAGGTGTATTAGCAATTTATTGGCTCTATAACAAATTAGTTGGAATAGATAATATTAAATTAGGATAA
- a CDS encoding extracellular solute-binding protein, whose protein sequence is MKKLSKLLLAISFAVSMATSAFAVTVVSWGGAYTESQKLGYGDPTAKALGIDINWVDYSGGLSEIKAQKEAGKITWDIIDVFAMDTINGCDEGLFVEFDFDKDFPPAPDGTPASEDFFTSMPSKCAVGNILYSWNYAYNVNNVKGTPKTIKDFFNTKKFPGKRAIYKSALTNLEIALAADGVKPGKGGANIYELLETEKGVERAMNKIKELCTDPKGGCVFWSAGAQPPELLVSGEVVMATGWNGRFFNAEVGEGAPIKQVWDAQGLDYEYFVQVKGGPNDANGNAKKALAMMTNTEMLAGSAKYIAYAPWRKSSIAVMEKGEPWYKDGKTNMVPQMPTAPQNTKNYFLVDPLYWADNGTELGEKWEAMKAGL, encoded by the coding sequence ATGAAAAAACTAAGTAAATTGTTACTAGCTATTTCTTTTGCTGTCTCTATGGCTACTTCGGCATTTGCAGTTACTGTAGTGTCTTGGGGTGGTGCGTACACTGAGTCTCAAAAGTTAGGTTATGGTGACCCAACTGCGAAAGCACTTGGAATTGATATCAACTGGGTAGACTACTCAGGTGGATTATCTGAAATTAAAGCACAAAAAGAAGCTGGCAAAATTACGTGGGATATCATTGACGTATTTGCTATGGATACTATCAACGGATGTGATGAAGGATTATTTGTAGAATTTGATTTTGACAAAGACTTCCCACCTGCACCAGATGGAACTCCAGCATCAGAAGATTTCTTTACTTCTATGCCAAGTAAATGTGCTGTAGGAAATATTTTATATTCTTGGAACTATGCTTACAACGTGAACAACGTTAAAGGCACTCCAAAAACTATCAAAGATTTCTTTAACACTAAAAAGTTCCCAGGAAAAAGAGCTATCTACAAAAGCGCTCTAACAAACTTAGAGATTGCTTTAGCTGCTGATGGTGTAAAACCTGGAAAAGGTGGAGCTAACATCTACGAATTGTTAGAAACAGAAAAAGGTGTTGAAAGAGCGATGAACAAGATCAAAGAATTATGTACAGATCCAAAAGGCGGATGTGTATTTTGGTCAGCAGGTGCTCAACCACCAGAATTACTTGTTTCAGGTGAAGTTGTAATGGCAACTGGTTGGAACGGTAGATTCTTTAATGCAGAAGTAGGCGAAGGTGCTCCTATTAAACAAGTTTGGGATGCTCAAGGTCTTGACTACGAGTATTTCGTACAAGTTAAAGGTGGACCAAACGATGCAAATGGAAATGCTAAAAAAGCTTTAGCGATGATGACTAACACTGAAATGTTAGCTGGATCTGCTAAATACATTGCATACGCTCCTTGGAGAAAATCATCAATTGCGGTGATGGAAAAAGGAGAGCCTTGGTATAAAGATGGTAAGACTAACATGGTACCACAAATGCCAACAGCGCCACAAAACACTAAAAACTACTTTTTAGTAGACCCTCTTTACTGGGCCGACAATGGAACGGAGCTTGGTGAAAAATGGGAAGCTATGAAAGCAGGTTTATAA
- a CDS encoding ABC transporter ATP-binding protein, with product MAKNPEFVKFDKVDKSYDGKVLVVKDLQLDIEEGEFVTMLGPSGSGKTTCLMMLAGFETPTHGEIYLDGKAISSIPPHKRGIGMVFQNYALFPHMTVYENLAFPLRVRKIPKDEADKKIDKALSMVSLQGFASRMPGQLSGGQQQRVAVARSLVFDPQLVLMDEPLGALDKNLRESMQYEIKHIHESIGVTVVYVTHDQSEALTMSNRIAVFNDGKVQQLSSPDELYEKPVNSFVAEFIGENNTFAGEVSEISGKKCKVKLANAEILANPITVKSKGEKTTVSLRPERALINPSNDMDNIHSGKIEEVIYHGDHTRIRINLLQNNQFILKVPNSSSNLDIKLGKEIKIGWNSEDARALDPK from the coding sequence ATGGCAAAAAATCCTGAATTCGTAAAATTCGATAAAGTCGATAAAAGCTACGACGGTAAAGTACTTGTTGTAAAAGATCTTCAGTTAGACATCGAAGAAGGTGAGTTTGTAACAATGTTAGGACCATCTGGTTCTGGTAAGACTACTTGCTTGATGATGTTGGCAGGATTTGAAACCCCAACCCATGGTGAAATTTATTTAGATGGAAAAGCGATTTCAAGTATCCCTCCACACAAAAGAGGGATTGGAATGGTATTCCAAAACTATGCTTTATTCCCTCATATGACAGTTTATGAAAATTTAGCATTTCCATTAAGAGTTAGAAAAATACCAAAAGATGAAGCAGATAAAAAAATTGATAAAGCATTATCAATGGTATCGCTTCAAGGATTTGCATCTAGAATGCCGGGTCAGTTATCAGGAGGTCAACAACAAAGGGTGGCAGTAGCAAGATCTTTAGTATTTGATCCTCAACTAGTTTTAATGGATGAGCCATTAGGTGCATTAGATAAAAATTTAAGAGAGAGCATGCAATATGAAATTAAACATATTCATGAAAGTATTGGTGTAACAGTTGTCTATGTTACTCACGATCAAAGTGAAGCTTTAACAATGTCAAATAGGATTGCAGTTTTTAATGATGGAAAAGTACAACAACTTTCAAGTCCAGACGAATTATACGAAAAACCAGTTAACTCATTTGTGGCAGAGTTTATTGGAGAAAATAATACTTTTGCAGGTGAAGTATCAGAAATTTCAGGAAAAAAATGTAAAGTTAAATTAGCAAATGCAGAAATTTTAGCTAATCCAATTACTGTTAAATCTAAGGGTGAAAAAACTACTGTTTCATTAAGACCAGAAAGAGCATTAATAAATCCAAGTAATGATATGGATAATATACATTCAGGTAAAATAGAAGAAGTTATTTATCATGGAGATCACACAAGAATAAGAATCAATCTACTTCAAAATAATCAATTTATTTTAAAAGTACCAAATAGTTCATCCAACTTAGACATTAAACTCGGTAAAGAAATTAAAATTGGTTGGAATAGTGAAGACGCTAGAGCTTTAGATCCAAAATAA